CATGTTAATAACTTCTTAAATATTCAGATATGGATTTAGATAACCTAAATGCATTttaaaatggggaaaatggTTAAAGGGTTTGTTAAAGTATATTTCTATATGAACACACAGAAAATTcggacgttctcatctgagttgaaaatgtccTTAAGAATAAAACGACATTTTTGAAGTGGAAAATGTTTCCTTTTTGCtagaatcaagttgaatttcCGGTATTTACATTGTTGATCTCAACAAATGAACTATTAGTTCAGTCACTAGTGTATaattatcaaaaagttgttaaataaaatcaatttaactttttcccttctcaccatttcgttctaatattgagCACATTGATatcaaaatgtacttacaaggtttttaagaacaaatGTTCTCAATTTAAGAAGAATGTACTTCAAGATTTCtctcttaaaaaaatttaaaaaataggaAAGCCTACAGTAAAATATCCTAAGTATATATTTGAAATTCCTTTTTTTCCAGCGACCATTTTTTTGGAGCTgataaaaagaaaactaaaTATCACTATAATAATGTGATTGTGAACCcaactattttaaaaatgtttttataataaCTTGTTGCCTgccttttcaaatattttttatttataccaATGGTTCGAAAGTAGACTGTTTTTTCTGCACACAAAATTGCAAGTTTGGTTGATTTTAACCAATTTTTGCATGTGTGCTTTCCCTTGAAACCTATGCAGATTGTGTTTTACGCGGAAAATGGCGCAACTCTCGCCACTCATAACCACACGTGGGCTATCTGATTTCACAGACTTCTTTTTTATGTACATTGCTGCGATTACAATAATGCACATTTGCGTATTCCGTTTGCCTGCTGGAAATTTATACGAACATACGTAATGGGCTGTAATGTGATACGCACCGAAAGTTGTGGCTCCTGCGCAGCCTgattttgctgctgctgattaTTGCGCGCGGGATCATACTGCGCGGCAATTTGAGCTGCTGCCGTGAGCCCGGGCCCACTTTGCGGCGGATGGTGTCCCTGTCCCGGAACGAACACCGGATGGTGCTGCGTGTGTGCCGGCCTTGAGCTGTAAAAATCGGGGATAATTATACGCCGATAGCAGGTGGGAGTGGGTTGTGTGGGCTCAAATTGGGTTGGCACAATAGTTCCATTGGAGCGGCGAATCAAATTTCCTTTTCGCTGCTCTTTTTAATTGGCAGCAATTACCACCCAACAGTGAGTGTTGTTTGGCTTtcattaaagaattttaattacatttggTTAAGCAGGAAGGACATAAGGGATGCGAAAACAAATAGATAGCGTTTCGAATGGATCGTTAATTATAAGCACAATCTACCAGAGTATAGCGTATAATAAACATATGTTAGAGTTCTGCACCGAAAAAATGTTGGCATAGTGACACTAAAGCTTACAAAAGCTAAATATTATAAGACGAATATTGGCAAACCTCCCTATCTGTGTCTTTAATCTCTTGATGTTTGTCAGATCTTTGATGTTTATCAGACCTTCTAAGGAattaagtaaaaaaaaaattttgtttagtGGTCTTAatagaaattttttaatatttcttgaGTTAAAAGAAGGCTTCTAAGTTTATGGTTCGATACGATTTCGGAAGAAATGTACTAGCAAATAATAAGCCTGGTTATTCTTTTTTCAGTGCAGACATTGGATGCGTAGGAAATAAACACTTTAATATAAAGTCACCGGGAAATAGAAGGAGTGGCTTGGGGACTAGCATGAGTTAGTAGCTTATATAACGACCAAATCTATGGGTGTGCGGGTGTGTTCCTCTGCGGCAGTGCAAGTGAGATTTCATGTGCGTAGGTGTACTTGTTTGTTGGTTTTCGGGCGCCCTTTAGTGGCATGTACCTTTGTTTGTCCTGACTTTGAAATGGGTTTAAACTGTGACTAGAGGCTTGTATTTTCTGAGCACTTAATTGCTGTTGCAGCTGAAGCTTgagctgttgctgctgctgttgctgttgcgaCTGCTGTTTCGGCTGGGTGGGCGGCCTCGCCTGCTGGTTGACAGGCCAacgctgatgttgctgctggtgtgTCGCATGTTGCTGGTGTGCCTGTGCCTGTacctgatgttgctgttgtgccTGTGTGGTGCCCAGGCCCCAAGCATGCAGGAGACCGGCGTCATTCGCCGGGTGGGGCTTAAAGTAATGCGCATTCTCCTCTATCTGTGCAACGCGATTTATATCGCCTATGTATCTATTGTATGTGATGCAGGTCGGTTGttgtgtgtgagtgtggcGTGTGAGTGTGGTTTAGAGACAAGACAGAGACACAGACAGTTACAGATGCGGATACGGAAGGCGTGGGGTGGTGTCTAGAAAAGCGGAACTTACTCGGAACCCAAGCCCGGTCCACTGTTCTCCCAGGCCCCCTCGAAGTGCTCGAATCCGGGGCCGTAGCTCTCGTGCACGGGGGCTCCATGGAGATAAGCGGACGGATGACCCTTGGGCGGGTGGGTGTAGATGATTTCAGGACCCGGACCCGAGTGGTGCTCTCCGCTGTGCCATGGGGGAACCACCTAAGGATCAAAGAGAGTACCATTGAGAATTAAGTATAGCTTACATTTTGTAAAAAGAAGGTgatgaattatttttaaatacccttgtagagggtataatgatttcagtcaaaagattgcaacgcagtgaaggagacgttttcgaccccataacgtacatatattgaatatatattcttatatatgtatatatattcttgatcagcatcacatcgatctagccatgtccgtatgttcgcttctacgcaaactagtctctcacttttaaagctatcgggatgaaactttcccaaaagtcttgtTTCTATTGCTGGTAGTATATTAGTTAGAACGAGTCGGATCAGGcaactatatcctatagctccCGTAGAATTgatcaaaaaattatttataaatatatgtcTAAAAATGatagcttcgatgttttttgacatattaactTCTACTATTGGGGATatcattcttttaatatttaagaatttcgaataaaatttaaatcaaatctGACTTTttcatcatatagctgccaaggATCGTAAAATTTATGTAGCATAAATTATTTCTGTTCCTCTGTTTACCTTAAATgtgttaaaatattctattgaaaaacaaaatatgatatttatagatacttttttaattacttgagaacttttaaaaagtaaatataattgcttttaatatttttaaactacTAAAGGCAACACCAAGTGAGAATAGCCGGCTGCGACCGAGCTCTTCAATCTTAAATGATGCAGATTGCACTTCACTTTATTAAAAGGGTTGCCATGACAGTCATTTAGCGCAAATTAAGAAATATGGTAATGAAGAAGTCGGGTGCCCTGCTTTGGCTTGACGTTTAATAAACTCGTCAGCAAACTTTGTTCACTGTACTATAAGGCTTCCTTTTTGAGTGCTCTCATCGCGACATCTCGTCGGCTATTTATAGTCAATATTTGAACATACCAAATAATACGCATTATTGCTCAACTTTGTCTGGTTGGCTGGCTGGGCCAGCTTAAGCTCAGTTCAATGACTGCCAAAACGCCGTAAATAACGAACAAAATGCGGAGATATGTGACTGTGTCATTGCCTGGCACTTCGACTAGAGTTCAAGCCCAGCCTATTATTTGTGCTTTTTATTGTGCACCGAATTCTAACCATATTTCATGCTGTGCGGCCCGAAAACTTTTCCTACCAAAGAGGTGACATACGCTCACGAACAGACGACATGTTAAGTGGGTGTTTCTTGGTCCTTGTGGCTGGAAAGTCTTTCACTCTGTcacttaatttaatttacaccGAGTGCGAAAGCAGCCAGGGATGGCGATGACGCTTTAATAGACTGCAAGTTGTCTAGAAAATATGCACATATCATTGGCCACCCGGGTGTAAATTCACACATGGAATTCACACAACTACTCCCCTATCGATACTCCATTTTTTATTGCCGCCAATGCTTTCCTCTTCCAGCTCTTGAAGTATTCATATATTCCGTGAAAGAAAAAAGCTAAGCCGCAAGTATTCCCCACTGATTCCTGCTTTCTCCAGTTGTCGGCGTTGGCCTAAACCTCAATAAACGACTTGTTTAAAGGATTGTAATTGCTAAAGTGGTCGTTTTATTAAATCAATTCTAGGGGAAATCATACTTGGGCAAAGATTGTCGTATGCAAACATTGGGACCCGGATTATCCCAATGGCTCAGGCCCTGGACCCCGTTCAATAGCATTCTTTGGGAGCATAAGCATCTCATAAATGCGAGTATCTACGCGTGTGCACTCTTTCGTGGGAAAATGGGGTGGTTACCGCCAGACCCTGGTCTAATCCCCATCAACGGCCCCAATTGAAAGACGGGATTTCATTTGACGATATGTCAAGCTGGGTGCTGTCTGTGTCAGCGTGAGCTCATTTCGAGGGCACGTGCTATGCCAACTTGAAGTCGGGATTCTTCAATGGAAATTCTTTTCAACTGCCGGCGGAGAACGGCTCTAGACTTTTCTAATTGAATTTCCGGGAGCGCGGGCTAGAACATGAACAAAAGAGACTTCCGACCGGCAGATTCATAGACAAACTGAATCACATCCAGATTGTTAATGAAATTTCTCCAAAAATACGCCCGAAACATGATAAGTATAATAGGCCTAACCCAAACCAGTTAGTTGTGTTTTATGGCATCGAAGAAATTTCTTTTGGCCGAATGTCATATCTCAGTGTCATCGAAATCTTTGCTCTGCTCGACTTTGAAAGCTAGTATACATCTGATTATACTGTTAAATAAACAATGTCTTTTGGCTCATCTATTGAATTTGATGAAATTCACTTGTATtaattaaatacatataagcttatattttttaaaagctctaataatacatttttaaaataatttaattttaaataagtaGATCTTGTCTAAATACTTATTTCGCTATCTGATAGCAATAATGTACTGTTAAAATCGAATAGCAACTGTCATATTAAATAAGTTTTAGATTAGGTCGTAAACCATTTACGGATGTAACTTCGGTGACCCAAATTAGGAAAATCTTTATGAATACTTGGAAACCGAACTCCACTTAATATTATGCATTTTATATTACCCGTGCAAATGTACCTACGATAAAATCGTCAATTCTACTTGATTGTATCGATAAACTTTCTAGAAATCTCTGCGGATAAGATGCAATTTGTGCAATATCATCTCCCATCTGCGCTTACCGTGTGATGATGGTCGATGAggtgatggtggtggtggtatTTGGCTGGTGCGTGATAGGATTGCTGGTAGTGCGAGCAGAGCTTGAAGAGGTGCGACAGCGCCGGGAACAGGAAGAGCAGGAACTTCAGCAGCAGTTTCTTGGCCGCCCCGACTCCGATGACGATTGGCAGCAGCCAGAACAACTTGATCTTGATGATCTTTATGATCAGCAGCAATGCGAGGAATGACAGCACCAATTTGCTGCGTAGAAATTTTTCTGGACAAACGAAAGTAGCAATCGAATCAGATTTTTGGATGCAGTTGCTGCCGCAGATTGGTCAGAGAGTGAAAGCGGTTGCTACATCTGCATCTGCGCGATAGGGAAAGAAATTGCGAGTATTACTTACGTATTTTCTTCTTGATTATCGCCCCAGCCAGTCGGGCCTTGACTACCTGTTTGGGAATGAGCTCCAGCTTGGCGATGATTCCGTTTCCTTCGATGGCCCGCGGCGAGATGCGAAAAGTGGCTCCGTTGAACATAACCTCGGGCAGATCCACCTCAAGATCGTGGGTCATCGCGAATTTGATACTCTTGCCATATAGAGCGCTGGTCACTTCCTCGATTGGGGTTTCCGCACTTGCTGCTTGGGAAATGCAGAATTGGAGAATTAGACAGAGAAACACTCGTGAGTGATGCTTTTGGGTTAATGAAAGTTGTGCGGAAAGCGAGTTCCAACACTCAGGATAGGATGATGGATGCTCTTGCGCAACTGCGAGTAAATATACGCATcctatattttatatttataagcGAGAGTGGGTAGACATTTGTGCGTTGGCTTAAATGACtaaagccaaaaaaaatataaaaggtTTTTAAATGTGGTTAGGCAATGCCATAACCTTATTtcgtatacattttttaggttCTTGTTTGTTGTGAATTTAGAAACCTTGTAGTTAATTTATTACTTTTTCCAATAAATGAAATACAGTAAAATTATCAGCAATTTACCTTCTCTTTTAATAGCTTTTAGGTTTATAATATCCAATACTTTTAATTTGAGTACCAATATATGATACGATTTAAAAGGTGGTTTACTATATAGTATATACTACTATTACtatctattattatattactatattatttttatgatatATTACGATATTAATTATGATTCAATTTACTAATTAACTCAATTCTTTAAGTCTATACTTTAACCTTCACTTTAAATGCAATTCCCTAACAATTtgagtatttttaaattccccctagtaatatttatatttcttcaaGCCTTAAATTGCACAACTAGCTAATTTTGCAAATTCTAAATGATCACCAGCTGTTACGTAATTCTTGACCGACTCGATGGCTGTTAATGGGCGATTGTTACAGTGTTGGCCATGCTGTGAGCCAAAGAAAACATCTGATGCCTGGTAAAAAGCCGCATAATTGAGCGCAGTCAAAGCGGCGTGACTCACATAAACGAGAGATCGTTGCCGCAGCAGATATTTCACTGCTCTCAGGCGCAGCTAAAATACgtaaaaaatcaaatcaaatcgcGGCAAGTGAAAGTTACTGGAAGTGGCAGAGTCATTTTTTGTAAACGTGCTCAGGTATCGGTAAACAAAACAGAGAAAAGAATCGACGTGAAAACTGCTTGCACACACAAAAAGTCGAGCACACACAAGGGCTCTTACATAAGGCGATGTTAGCTAAACTTAATTGGGGAAAACACCTATTTTAAAGTAAAGAATTGCTAGCTGAGTgcgtttaaaaataaacaagacaTTTGTAATATCAAACCAGTTTCACTTTAAAATTTGACGAAATATggttacaaattttaacttgtAATTAGCACTTAAAGCTCTGGAGTCGATTGATTAAGATGAATAATTCTTTAACTTaagttaataattttttaaaacaattggataaccaataataatacaaattgTATTGCAATATAGATAAATGAATACCTATATTAATACCTGTGTGATTTTTCTGCCCCTATCAACGTTTTGTTGAATATTATACACTAAATATGCTAAGCACCTTAGAAAACCTCTCCAAAGCTCTCATAAAATTCATTATAGACAGTTCTTAACTTACCGGCACGTGCCTCCGAGTGCTCCTCCCTCTCCGTCTCCACTTGGTAGTCCACTTGGTTCTTGAAGAACTTGAGTCTTTGCGTCACATTGACATCCTGCACATCCAGAGCGCCATCCAGGTAGCTAAATACGTTCTTTTGAAAGCAGGAGACGTCTGGCTTCAGATAGCAATCGCGGACAAGGCCGTCCCAGAGCTCGTTTCCACTGGTGAATCGCCGGGCCAGGCGGAGGAGCAGGGAGTCCCCGGGGGCCGCTTTATCCGTATGCTTCCTGGCCGGAATATCGGTGTCATTCACCACGGTCTGCCACTCTTCTTCCGGTGGCAATTCCGTCGTCGTCCAATCCGTTGGGGATTCCGTCGGCGACTCGGTGACCGCCTCCTGCTCCTCGATGGCCTGCGTTTCCATTTCCAGGT
This region of Drosophila subpulchrella strain 33 F10 #4 breed RU33 unplaced genomic scaffold, RU_Dsub_v1.1 Primary Assembly Seq354, whole genome shotgun sequence genomic DNA includes:
- the LOC119560044 gene encoding uncharacterized protein LOC119560044 isoform X1 is translated as MPSTHSHLPHNWGSGESQRQWTSSSRNRTCNCHPVSMASLKCGHLIFLLLICLINSAVDADGTARNGRLGRHLSTTPLSHLEMETQAIEEQEAVTESPTESPTDWTTTELPPEEEWQTVVNDTDIPARKHTDKAAPGDSLLLRLARRFTSGNELWDGLVRDCYLKPDVSCFQKNVFSYLDGALDVQDVNVTQRLKFFKNQVDYQVETEREEHSEARAASAETPIEEVTSALYGKSIKFAMTHDLEVDLPEVMFNGATFRISPRAIEGNGIIAKLELIPKQVVKARLAGAIIKKKIQKFLRSKLVLSFLALLLIIKIIKIKLFWLLPIVIGVGAAKKLLLKFLLFLFPALSHLFKLCSHYQQSYHAPAKYHHHHHLIDHHHTVVPPWHSGEHHSGPGPEIIYTHPPKGHPSAYLHGAPVHESYGPGFEHFEGAWENSGPGLGSEYIGDINRVAQIEENAHYFKPHPANDAGLLHAWGLGTTQAQQQHQVQAQAHQQHATHQQQHQRWPVNQQARPPTQPKQQSQQQQQQQQLKLQLQQQLSAQKIQASSHSLNPFQSQDKQSSRPAHTQHHPVFVPGQGHHPPQSGPGLTAAAQIAAQYDPARNNQQQQNQAAQEPQLSPELAAQLKEAIRIQAEQRLIQQQQKILEHQPFVQDGQPLYPLNYDPFYSPILLKIDKIVEQLGVKNDLCKERIVCSMYKDPATYSPHSNFISAELSRDTSELEPVTHANEAVRRFYRLIQAARDGQDQKDCQSLYPQCNMPSK
- the LOC119560044 gene encoding uncharacterized protein LOC119560044 isoform X2 — its product is MPSTHSHLPHNWGSGESQRQWTSSSRNRTCNCHPVSMASLKCGHLIFLLLICLINSAVDADGTARNGRLGRHLSTTPLSHLEMETQAIEEQEAVTESPTESPTDWTTTELPPEEEWQTVVNDTDIPARKHTDKAAPGDSLLLRLARRFTSGNELWDGLVRDCYLKPDVSCFQKNVFSYLDGALDVQDVNVTQRLKFFKNQVDYQVETEREEHSEARAASAETPIEEVTSALYGKSIKFAMTHDLEVDLPEVMFNGATFRISPRAIEGNGIIAKLELIPKQVVKARLAGAIIKKKIQKFLRSKLVLSFLALLLIIKIIKIKLFWLLPIVIGVGAAKKLLLKFLLFLFPALSHLFKLCSHYQQSYHAPAKYHHHHHLIDHHHTVVPPWHSGEHHSGPGPEIIYTHPPKGHPSAYLHGAPVHESYGPGFEHFEGAWENSGPGLGSDSRPAHTQHHPVFVPGQGHHPPQSGPGLTAAAQIAAQYDPARNNQQQQNQAAQEPQLSPELAAQLKEAIRIQAEQRLIQQQQKILEHQPFVQDGQPLYPLNYDPFYSPILLKIDKIVEQLGVKNDLCKERIVCSMYKDPATYSPHSNFISAELSRDTSELEPVTHANEAVRRFYRLIQAARDGQDQKDCQSLYPQCNMPSK
- the LOC119560044 gene encoding uncharacterized protein LOC119560044 isoform X3; the encoded protein is MPSTHSHLPHNWGSGESQRQWTSSSRNRTCNCHPVSMASLKCGHLIFLLLICLINSAVDADGTARNGRLGRHLSTTPLSHLEMETQAIEEQEAVTESPTESPTDWTTTELPPEEEWQTVVNDTDIPARKHTDKAAPGDSLLLRLARRFTSGNELWDGLVRDCYLKPDVSCFQKNVFSYLDGALDVQDVNVTQRLKFFKNQVDYQVETEREEHSEARAASAETPIEEVTSALYGKSIKFAMTHDLEVDLPEVMFNGATFRISPRAIEGNGIIAKLELIPKQVVKARLAGAIIKKKIQKFLRSKLVLSFLALLLIIKIIKIKLFWLLPIVIGVGAAKKLLLKFLLFLFPALSHLFKLCSHYQQSYHAPAKYHHHHHLIDHHHTVVPPWHSGEHHSGPGPEIIYTHPPKGHPSAYLHGAPVHESYGPGFEHFEGAWENSGPGLGSDQTTLTVGW